The following coding sequences are from one Microbacterium wangchenii window:
- a CDS encoding sugar ABC transporter ATP-binding protein: MASVTQSPPSASPEATQVVLTAQDVSKRYGSTTALAGIDVTVRAGEILGLVGHNGAGKSTLMRVLAGREQPDAGSVSWRGGAAWNQSAAARAGVRMVYQELALCPDLTVAENIALSDRGARGLAWRRTAERHVAEKLDHVFPGHGIAIVRRTSDLTMAQRQMVEIARALCTPDLAMLILDEPTESLSVDATAQLYAHLRELAASGVAMVLISHRMQEVLANADRIAVMKDGRIVDTVAARATSEQALLSTMGGEVHADTATVRRVSATERADIRQGGTVARITGEGVPFVVQPGEIVGLAGLAGHGQDVLLRRLWTSARGVTVAKRRAYVPGDRQTSGIFPLWSVAENLTVSASRQLSSGGVIRSGRKRALADEWVQRLSVKGGARAPITSLSGGNQQKVLVARAFATDAALVLLDDPFRGVDVATKNELYALMRVEASRGRSIVWYSTENGEMAHCDRVYVFRSGRIVSQLADDDITEDRIIADSFGGDDRTQEDAR, encoded by the coding sequence ATGGCATCCGTGACGCAGAGTCCCCCCTCTGCTTCGCCCGAGGCGACGCAGGTCGTGCTGACGGCGCAGGACGTGTCCAAGCGGTACGGCAGCACGACGGCCCTCGCCGGGATCGACGTCACCGTGCGGGCGGGCGAGATCCTCGGACTGGTCGGCCACAACGGCGCCGGCAAGAGCACCCTCATGCGCGTGCTGGCCGGGCGCGAGCAGCCCGATGCCGGCAGCGTGAGCTGGCGCGGCGGCGCGGCGTGGAACCAGTCCGCGGCCGCTCGCGCCGGCGTCCGCATGGTCTACCAGGAGCTGGCGCTGTGCCCTGACCTGACGGTCGCGGAGAACATCGCCCTCTCCGATCGCGGCGCCCGCGGCCTGGCGTGGCGGCGCACCGCCGAACGGCACGTCGCCGAGAAGCTCGATCACGTCTTCCCGGGGCACGGCATCGCGATCGTGCGCCGCACGAGCGATCTGACGATGGCGCAGCGGCAGATGGTCGAGATCGCCCGCGCTCTCTGCACGCCTGATCTCGCCATGCTCATCCTCGACGAGCCGACCGAGTCGCTCAGCGTCGACGCCACCGCCCAGTTGTATGCGCACCTGCGCGAGCTCGCCGCATCCGGTGTCGCCATGGTGCTCATCTCGCACCGGATGCAGGAGGTCCTGGCGAACGCGGACCGCATCGCCGTGATGAAGGACGGCCGGATCGTGGACACCGTCGCGGCACGTGCCACCTCCGAACAGGCTCTGCTGTCCACGATGGGCGGCGAAGTGCATGCCGACACGGCCACCGTCCGCCGGGTCAGCGCCACCGAGCGCGCCGACATCCGCCAGGGCGGAACGGTCGCGCGCATCACCGGGGAGGGCGTGCCCTTCGTCGTGCAGCCGGGCGAGATCGTCGGCCTGGCCGGGCTCGCCGGCCATGGACAGGACGTGCTCCTGCGGCGGCTGTGGACCAGCGCGCGGGGGGTCACCGTCGCCAAGCGCCGCGCCTACGTGCCCGGCGACCGTCAGACCAGCGGCATCTTCCCGCTGTGGAGCGTCGCGGAGAACCTCACCGTCTCGGCCTCCCGGCAGCTCTCCTCCGGCGGCGTCATCCGCTCGGGCCGCAAGCGCGCGCTCGCGGACGAATGGGTGCAGCGCCTAAGCGTCAAGGGCGGCGCCCGCGCGCCGATCACCTCGCTCTCGGGCGGCAACCAGCAGAAGGTGCTCGTCGCCCGCGCCTTCGCCACGGACGCGGCCCTGGTGCTGCTGGACGACCCCTTCCGAGGCGTGGACGTCGCCACCAAGAACGAGCTCTACGCCCTCATGCGCGTGGAAGCCTCCCGGGGCCGCTCGATCGTCTGGTACTCGACGGAGAACGGCGAGATGGCGCACTGCGACCGCGTCTACGTGTTCCGCTCCGGCCGCATCGTGAGCCAGCTCGCCGACGACGACATCACGGAAGACCGCATCATCGCCGACTCGTTCGGCGGCGACGACCGCACGCAGGAGGACGCTCGATGA